tgggaaaagtgttaaaagagacttaaaccttttacatttatactaatttattcctaaatctttttacttgGTGCTAGTTTAGtaatttttatctaattttggctggattttgttGATTGGATGTTGGTTGGTTGACGTGGCATGAATCGcactgacgtggacaacttttaaaaatatttttatatttttgaatttttgaattttttattttctttctcctccttcctccagctaGTCGCTAGCTAGCGGTGACGGTCGGCAAGGTTTGAAACCTCGCCAGTGGCCATGAGGGCGGCCTTGCACTGGGCAGTGAGGCTTGCCTTCGCCGGATCTGATGAGGCTAGCTCGAAGCCGCCGCGAGGGTGGCCTTGCGCCAAGCTGGCAAGGGTCAAGCCTTACTCGGCCTCTATCAACGGTGAGCCTCGCTAGCCCAGCACGAGGCTACCCTTAGCCTTGCTAGTGAGGTCGAGTCTCGCCCATGGCTAacaaggcttgaccctcgccagCCTGGCATGAGGCCACCCTTGTGGCCACTAGcgaaggcttgagcctcgctagtggccgacaataggggtgatcgggtccaaagtgggtagggtctagacctggatcctgtacccgaccctgttTGCATTGGATCCTATTCCCGACTCACCCTGTTTTTCTAGTCCGGGAACAGGGTTAACTCTGTTTATATTGGAATCTGTTTTACATAAAAATTGCTGTACAACACTCATATGTAAGATAAAGTGTTTAACTGTTAAACGCTTTATCTTACAACTAGAACGACCCCTCTTAATGTTGAGGGAAGAGGAAGTGATTTTTGATAAACGATGTGACCACAATGTGAAATAAAGTGTGGTTATCATGTAATAGCACATGATATGCTTATTGCAATGCAGTCGAGTGAATAAAGTTTTGCATTTTCATGAGGCGGCACATCTCCTGTCTCATGTACAAATGAAAACGGTACCGAAACGAAAAGCATAATGTCAATGAAGTACTGAGGCTAGCATTATCTGCAtcatgattttcttattttgagacAGTAAATATAACAACTGAAAAGGCAAATCGCTCACCTAGAAATCTTACAAAACCAGCCCTTGAATCAAATGATATCGTTCAATAACTTGAGGACATGGACCCTGTGATTCTCTGCTCGTAGCAATCTGCAAGAAGCAACCAACGGGGTTAATTGCGACACGAAGAGAATTTAAAAGGGTCAATAGGCAAATGATCAAAGTTGCAGCGGCTGCAGATGATTCCTAGGCCTTTTAAGTCATCTCTGAGAATTGAATGAGCCTTTCAGAGAGACTAACTAACTCCATCGAATTGGTGTGAGCATTCTTGAGATCCTCTCAACCATAGTCATGAAGGATGAGAGGACTTTGAATTAAGAATGCTAAAGAACTAGATTTCTCAGAAATACACCATTTCAAATcctaccaaaagaagaaaccatGATGTTAAAAAAAGCAAGATCAAGACACAGCTAAACAGAAAGAAGATCCCGACATATTGTGCGAATTTGACTCGCTAAAAGTTCATCTTCCATGTggaaactataaaaaaaagCACACATCCCTTGTTCATCAattaaatcttttcttttcttcatcaggATCTCAGTCCAATCCGTTTTTAAACAAGAGTTATGTCTTTTCTAGTTGCAGGAAGCAGAATATCCACCTACAGATCATCGATATGTTCTTACTTTCTTGGTTCCTAGTTCCTGGTTCTACTGAATTTCCCATCAGTCACAcgtacaaggaaaaaaaaaaaaaaaaaacagaatgtgACAACTTGAGGCATTTGATTTCTCACAAGATAGATGTGCAACAACTTACCATTGGTGGTGGCAAAACACGAGCCTCAACGACAGCAAGTTCCTTTCTCACCAACACTCCAAAGAGAAATCAAACACAAATAAAGTCTATTGGGCGTCGGAGCAGAGGAGGACCTGGCAGCAGGGGCAGTAGCAGCTTCGCAGGGGAGGGCAGCGCAGGCGAGGCGCTGTAGTAGGGGGCTTAGTGGGATGTGGCGACGTCGAGTCGACGGGGATCATCACATCAACGGCTTTGACGGGTTGTTGGTATCGCGGCTGGTGAGGGCGGTAAGGATTGGCGTGGCTTCAACGGGTGTCAGCAATGGGGTTAGGCCAGATCGCTAGCAGAATAGGGGGCATTATTTGAGTGGCGATAGATCGGCAGCAGGGGAACTTGGGAAACAGCGTGCAGTGAGAACATGATCGGCGGAGGGCTACTGTAGGTTGCTCGAAGATGCGACAAGGTGGGCTTGCGGACGCGAGATCTGCAGGTCAGGGGTGTCGGCGAGGCAACAAAGCGGCGGGTGGAATGGCAAGATCGAACGGAGGCGGAATTGGCGCTCAAAGTGCGAGCTCTGTGGGGGTCAGTGGCTTCGCAGGCAGAACTAGTGGAGCGGAGCTTCAGATGACCAGTGGAACGGCGGTGGTGGTGCGAGCGTGAGGGGTGTGACGAGAGCGGTAGAGGCGACGTTGGCTTTGTGATTTCGGGAGGGGAGCTCAGAGCAAGGCTGGTGAGCAGGGTTGACAGAGGCGGCGTCGTGATTTTGGGGGGCGACGGTGGGCCAGCAGAATCAGGATCGGCGGATGCTAGATGGGCGGAGGTTGCGAGCTGCTGTCTGTGGGTGTTGTGGGAGGAAGCTGGTCGGATAGAAAgtagaaattagggttttgcttTTGCGTTTTGGTCTTGGGGGGCTTACAAACCGGTCCGGTCGATCCGAttcccgggtgggtaatccTTCGGAATTGGTTCCCGGATCGGTTCAAATAGGGTTTGAGGTTTGGGAATCGGTTCCTGGACCGGTTTCAActggaaccggttcccgaccctgttttccgggtgggccggATCGGGAATCGGGTaaacccggtccggttgcacacccctagccgGCAAGGCTCACCATAGGTCAGTGAGGTTGACCTCAACCTCACTGGCCATCGCCTTTGGTTGGTCACTGAGGTTCGGTGACTAGCTGGAGGAAGGAAGatgggaaggaaaaaagaaaaagaagaaaatgaaaaagaaaaagaaaataaaaaataaaaaattattaattttttttttaaaattattcacgttAACGCCAATTGTGCCATGTTAGTCGATGATACCCGATCGGCAAAATCTTGCCTAAATTAGCTgaaaaggactgaattgacgTAAAATGAAAacgtttaggactaaattagcacatatataaaatgtttatgatttttttaacacttttccccaaTTTAATTGCACAAACCAATCTAAATAGCTTATTGCAATAAATGAGTTTAATGATGAGATACGAGAAAATGTAATTAAGCTGGGGGACCGAATCTTATCTCATGTAATCTATATATGTTACTATACTAGCAATTATTAAATGGATATATTTTGCGGTTATTAACATCTTAGCAAAAGTTATAAAAGGATTTATAGCACAAAAATAATTATGCTATAAAGTATTCCGTATCGGAAGAAAAGATAGATATTATCCactgaaagaaaagaaaattcatatcaaAAGCACAATCAATACGAACGCATGCTAATTTCATTACGTTGGTGAAAATCAGAGACAAGTAGTCCTGGCCATAGCACGAACACAGAGTTCATCTCAAAACTTCTTGTGTGAATAAACTCATCACATCGATGTTGTACATTTATATGAGTCGTCATCGTCGATTGTTGTCGATCCTACAGGTGCTACCACCAGCATCCGGGTTGGACATAGACGTATTCATAGCGCGGGTATGGCCATACGAAGGGCTTCACATCCTCTGTTTCTTCAGACTTGTCTTcgcttttgtcttctttcttgacCTCACCCACAGTCACTATCTCAGCGGACCCGAATTTCTTCCTGAGTGAATTGGTGAGGTCAACTGAGTCGACCTCCCCGGTTACCTCGATCTGGTCCCGATCACCCACGAGCGCCACGGATTGAACTCCTGGAGCGAAACCAACAAAGAAAACGGATTGGTTTCGAATCAAAagagcttctttttcttttttgtttcgcTGTTCTCAATCTCAAAACACCTAAAACAATCACCTCGAAAGCCACTCGCAAGTCTCAAAGCTCTGGAGTGAGGGCTCTGGGggccaaaacaaaaaaagctcGAGGCGTGGCCATTGCCATTCATAGACACCTTAATCACAACCTTTTGctgcaaacaaaaaaaagaaaaagaaaaaaagaaagaagaatgaataagaagaagaaaagcaaaacggTGAATTCGACATAGATTGATTCATGATTTTCTCATCAATCTATTACCTTCATGGTGCCTGCTTCGATTAGGAATATGGGCAATTCGAAATTCTTCCACTTGCTCGAAGAGGGATGAGAAATTGTTGGAGGAGGGTTGAAGAGGAACTGAGAAACCACTCCCTATTTATAGCATCTCCTCGGAAGAAGATTCAACGACTTTTAAACAGAGGCAGGACACAATAGTAGTTAGTTAGAAGTCAAACTTGTTGAACATTGAGtctttgatttttggctttATTATTGTTATGTAATTCAAGTACATCATGTCCCCTCTCTGCCCCACCACCTATGTGCCTTACATTATTGAATTGATGACGAATGCTTTAGAGATTATAATTCTCAAGTATAGGAATTGGTAGAGAAATTCCATCCACACGATGGAGTTAATCAAGTAAATGACTACGAATGTAGATTCAAAATCGAACCCAAAAAAATCTATCGAAATTCGACGCAATTAGTCCAAttcatcgttttttttttggtcaaaggcCTTGTCTCTAGAAAAGGTCTTCCAAAGACCCTTACCAGCCCATGCCTCTAATGATCATTGACTTGAGAATGTGAAGTCAATGGTATGAGCAGACGCGGACGACCCGCTAGAAGGAATGATAGGACGAGGCAACGACCGTTGAGAGAAAATCTGCGGAAACTTCACGCTCGATCCAGAGTAATGACCGGTTCAGACCAATTTCAATCACTGGTTTGTCTCCTCAGCTGTTCGTCAGTTAGTCGGAGAAAAAGGAGCATTCACACGTTCCTGGGGTCGACCGTTGCCGATGTCTTCGACCGGGCAATTTGCTGCGGGGTTAAATATTGGATGTGCCGGGGTTTTGCTCTATAACACTCGTTTATTTATGCGAATTTGATCCTCTAGCTTTCCTTCTTGTGCAACTAAATTTGGTTAAGATGGGTCGCTCTGCCCAGATTGCTTGAATGCAACACAAACGAAGAATGCTAGATAGAGAGATGCTCGATCCTATGGGACCTGCTTAACGTCTCCCTCTAAAGGTTACCCAAGGGTCACACACCCGCAAGATTTGAGCTATTACCACTCCGCATCACTTGCGACCCGAAAATCCGAGGTTGCCATGTCTGTTGTCAGGGCCCGACGAAGATACTAGTAGCCAGAAGACCTGTCCACACTTGATACGTAGTAGTTAGGCACTGCGGCGCGAGCCGTTCTAAGATTCACTCGCGATGGGAATAGAATTTGTGGCACATGACCTCGTAAAAGACGGGTGACCCCTTTACCACTAGGCCAATTTTCTTGGTGGTGAGCTCATGCACGCAGATTGGTTACACAGCCAAATTTTCAATTGGTCAAAATCGAGTCAATCTAGGTGGCTTAGCTCTTGATTGAAGTCTAAGTCTCTTTTagtcataaaaaatgaaaagctgCCCCAGGCCCCATGTACCATATGGGATTCGTTTCACACCAAGCAGAAGAGCATAAAATATGCAACGATCAGCATCTACAAAGCTCCTATAATCGACTACTTAATTCGTGATTCGATCGATCCAGCCGATGCATCATGGCCGGTGAAATTTCTCAGCTCCCTCTTGGAAAGGTAGTGGCCATCAATTTCTTGAGGTCAGTCGCGATTAGAGAAGGCATAAAAGGACAAGAGAGATATGGTCTGTTAGGAATTCAAATGACGCGCGAGAACATCTGCGGTTTCACATCGGAAATCATTAGTTTATGTATCCAAGGTTGTCGTTTGTACATGCGTGTCTCTCGTGGTGCATGGACTTCAAGAGCACCCCCCACATCGCTTTCGGAGAAGAAATTACATTAGGGAAATAAAATAGAACTTGCTCAGCTGTCTTGCTCTTGACTTGATAAGATTATATCACGTTACCGTGTTGCACGGTCTGTATTGTTTCCTTATATTTTCCTAAGtgggaccttttttttttttttttttggagcaatGCTTAGAGGACGGTACTGTCACTTTCCATGAAGCGACGGTACCATCTTGACCACGCCTCCCTAATTTAACCATTGACAAAATCTACTCTTAGACCAAACAAACTCTTTTGCTTGACAACACACTTGagaataggggtgtgcaacagAAACTGCCTGAACCAGGACCGGACTGGACtagccggttttgggcggttcccacggtcggcggtccggttcccggttcctaatcttggaaccggcggCCGGTTGGttcagttcccggttccaaggtgggaaccggaccgactgGACgggaccaaatttttttatatataatttatatacatataatatataaacacatataatatatgaatattatatatgaaacttattgcaatcggaattacaattgaggtaacaacctcttatgtggccaagagatcACCAAAGctcttgttgttactctttatttatagaaaaaacttGTTAGTTTCatagagattgtctataaaacctaagccaagcacaacctttaatcacaTTGTTCATgtttttatgcttaaaattaagcgtgaaacacataaactatgattgatatttacgcaagtgaagtttgaatattttgcatgtGAAAATATGTGTGAGTAATTTTATTAGATTGCCCAGGAACCAAATTGGATTAATCGGTCCGAAGCATGATTgttctttagtgaaaaagaaagtgccAATTATGTTGGACCGGACTGGACTGGAtcggaaccgatggtccggtccggtccggttcccggtcctaggaccaaacggtccggtccacggttcccaaaattgggaaccgatcctcccggtctggttcccggttccaccttggaaccggaccgaaccgggaactgATCACCCCTACTTGAGAATATGTGATTAGAAGAGTGGAGAGTGACAGTACCGTCTTCTAAGCATTTGTCTTTTTTACTTAGCCGTGTTCACCTTACAAACTAGGCAATAGTTGTCTCAGTCCTTAACTTGATGCCCTTAATATGTGATGTGGTTTAATTTAGTAAGCAAGAAATTCTTGCCCACATCCAAATCTGTCCTAGATCAAGTGCAATCACGTTGGTTTGATTCATGTTGGACTTGCATAATCAATAGATGTGATGGAACCGTGGCCCGAGGGGCATTTTGTTTCACTAAAACCAGTCTAGGGCAATATCGGTCACATGTCCAATATCTTGACAACAATGACATTTCAAGATTGCTCAACAGAAGTGTCTGTCTCTTGACTTGACATGAGGTTTTGTCGAAGGTGGAATCAGGGCATGGGCATGGATGGAGCGCGGTGGGGTGGCCGGGACCATGTTGCCCATCGCTTGCTTCATGGGGAGGGGAACTAGTAAGGCAACTTTATAAAATGACAGGTCCTTCTCGTTAAGACTAACCAAGTCGATTTTTCATTCTTGATCCTGCAAATTCTACTCCACAGGTCAACCTAACCGAGTCACGTGTAAGACCAAGGTGGGCATATTACGACCGAGTAAAATCAAGAAGATTATTCCCTGAAAAGTCAAACATTCCCGTACGGATTCGTATATTCAgaatcataaagaaaaaaggggcctccctcctcctcctcctcctccaccaatCATCACTACCCTCCTCCGCTTCATTCCAACGACGCCAACGACTTGAACTGCCCCAGCACCGATGGCTCTTGCTGATTCAGCTAGcctatggaaaaatattaacaatataaaaaaataagaatggtTAGAAATCTGCtaaaaaggatgaaaaaaataatatcaattgTCTTAGGTTTGTAAGTATTGTCCTTCAGGATATTCTGCTTATCAGAGTACGAAACTTAGTGCACAAAGCTTCAATGGCTATCCTCCTTAGATGtaa
The sequence above is drawn from the Eucalyptus grandis isolate ANBG69807.140 chromosome 11, ASM1654582v1, whole genome shotgun sequence genome and encodes:
- the LOC104425194 gene encoding disease resistance protein Pik-1; translated protein: MKQKVVIKVSMNGNGHASSFFCFGPQSPHSRALRLASGFRGVQSVALVGDRDQIEVTGEVDSVDLTNSLRKKFGSAEIVTVGEVKKEDKSEDKSEETEDVKPFVWPYPRYEYVYVQPGCWW